A part of Prolixibacteraceae bacterium genomic DNA contains:
- a CDS encoding histidinol-phosphatase: protein MIFDYHIHTKYSDGVATHQEIIDKAVALGVDEIGFSDHYGYYPNNWTTSRELLSKMVEEVLLQKSKQDKIKVLLGLEVDFYPDRIEETKEVLSMYPFDYIMGSVHFINGDNFDSDPHHPIYSKYDINHLYELYYENFVAAVRSGMFDTMSHPDLIKKYNYYPTKDFSTLYREVAKVLVEEGVMVEYNTSGYSRPCNDFFPSDEVTSIFLEEGVQFTIGSDSHKLDHLLRNYDLAKERLMGLGLTELHRYNSSPILLKNFIV from the coding sequence ATGATTTTTGATTATCATATTCATACAAAATATTCAGATGGGGTGGCCACTCATCAAGAAATTATTGATAAGGCTGTAGCATTGGGAGTCGATGAAATAGGTTTTTCTGATCATTATGGATATTATCCCAACAATTGGACTACGAGTCGTGAATTACTATCTAAAATGGTGGAGGAGGTATTACTTCAGAAATCAAAACAAGATAAAATTAAGGTTTTATTAGGTCTAGAGGTAGATTTCTATCCTGATCGTATTGAAGAGACTAAAGAAGTTCTTTCAATGTATCCATTCGATTATATTATGGGTTCAGTCCATTTTATTAATGGAGATAATTTTGATTCTGATCCTCATCATCCGATTTATTCTAAATATGATATTAACCATTTATATGAGTTGTATTATGAGAATTTTGTTGCCGCAGTAAGATCTGGAATGTTTGATACCATGTCACACCCTGATTTAATTAAGAAATATAACTATTATCCTACAAAGGACTTTTCGACACTATATCGTGAAGTTGCTAAGGTATTGGTTGAAGAGGGTGTGATGGTAGAATATAATACGAGTGGATATAGTCGCCCTTGTAATGATTTTTTCCCTAGTGATGAAGTTACTTCTATATTTCTAGAAGAGGGTGTTCAGTTTACGATTGGCTCAGATAGTCACAAGTTAGATCATCTTCTTAGAAACTACGATTTAGCCAAAGAGCGTTTAATGGGGTTAGGATTAACGGAATTACACCGTTATAATTCTTCCCCTATCTTGTTGAAAAACTTTATCGTTTAA
- the dxs gene encoding 1-deoxy-D-xylulose-5-phosphate synthase: MEKNILYTINSPEDLRRLSIKELDEVCKELREFILKSNAENPGHLGANLGVVELTVALHYVYNTPEDKLIWDVGHQAYGHKILTGRRETFHTNRKYQGLSGFPNREESIYDAFGVGHSSTSISAGLGMSVGTALSKEDRKVVAVIGDGSMTGGMAFEGLNNAAITKSDILVVLNDNQMAIDPNVGGVSQYLVNMSTSSAYNKLRNDVWNLLGSMNSFGPKARKIVHQTQSGLKSMILRSSNLFEGLNFRYFGPIDGHDTENMVRIMNDLKKIKGPKLLHVITKKGKGFKPAEEDQTKWHAAPGKFDTETGAVFKSPTNEEVKSPIKYQDVFGETIVELAKENEDIVGITPAMPTGCSLNKMMKEFPERSFDVGIAEQHAVTFSAGLACEGKMPFCNIYSSFMQRAYDQVIHDVALQNLDVTFFLDRGGFVGADGATHHGVFDLAYFRIIPNMTVAAPMDEWELRNMMYTYQNKGYGPVSIRYPRGKGVKIDWQNKMEKVIPGKGRLLRKGEKIAVLSIGHPGNFVIDALDIIESRHGIKLTHYDMRYVKPLDKDILNDIATSNYDYVITVEDGVIQGGFGTAVWEELSLTSFKGRIIRLGVPDKFIEHGTQDDLYRLSGFDRDGIVRTIEEII, translated from the coding sequence TTGGAGAAAAATATACTATATACAATCAATAGCCCTGAAGATTTAAGGAGATTGAGCATTAAAGAGTTAGATGAGGTATGTAAAGAATTGAGAGAGTTCATACTAAAGTCAAATGCCGAGAATCCTGGTCATTTAGGAGCTAATTTAGGGGTTGTTGAATTAACAGTCGCATTACACTATGTTTATAATACCCCAGAGGATAAGCTTATATGGGATGTCGGTCATCAAGCATATGGGCATAAGATATTAACAGGAAGAAGAGAGACTTTTCACACAAATAGAAAGTATCAAGGTCTAAGCGGTTTCCCAAATCGTGAAGAGAGTATATATGATGCTTTTGGAGTAGGTCACTCTTCCACATCTATATCTGCCGGTTTAGGTATGTCTGTTGGAACTGCACTTTCGAAAGAAGATCGAAAGGTGGTCGCTGTCATTGGAGATGGATCTATGACAGGAGGTATGGCTTTTGAGGGATTAAATAATGCTGCCATCACGAAGTCCGATATATTAGTTGTATTGAACGATAACCAAATGGCAATAGACCCTAATGTCGGTGGCGTAAGTCAATATCTCGTTAATATGAGCACTTCTTCTGCTTATAACAAGTTGCGTAATGACGTTTGGAATCTTCTTGGTTCGATGAATAGCTTTGGTCCCAAAGCAAGAAAAATTGTTCATCAAACGCAATCGGGATTGAAATCAATGATTCTTAGAAGTAGCAATCTTTTTGAGGGATTAAACTTTAGATATTTTGGTCCTATCGATGGACATGATACTGAAAATATGGTTCGTATCATGAATGATTTAAAGAAAATCAAAGGGCCGAAACTTCTACATGTAATTACCAAGAAAGGTAAAGGATTTAAGCCTGCAGAAGAGGATCAAACAAAATGGCATGCAGCCCCAGGTAAGTTTGATACAGAGACTGGAGCTGTATTTAAGAGCCCTACAAACGAAGAGGTAAAGAGCCCAATAAAGTATCAAGATGTCTTTGGTGAGACAATTGTAGAGCTGGCCAAAGAGAATGAAGATATCGTAGGTATTACACCTGCAATGCCTACGGGTTGTTCTTTAAACAAGATGATGAAGGAGTTTCCTGAGCGAAGTTTTGATGTCGGAATTGCAGAACAACATGCCGTTACTTTCTCTGCTGGACTTGCATGTGAGGGAAAGATGCCCTTCTGTAATATCTACTCTTCATTTATGCAAAGGGCATATGATCAGGTGATACATGATGTTGCGTTACAGAATCTAGATGTTACTTTCTTTCTTGATAGAGGCGGATTCGTTGGTGCTGATGGAGCAACACACCATGGTGTGTTTGATCTTGCATACTTTAGAATAATACCCAATATGACTGTTGCTGCTCCGATGGATGAGTGGGAGTTGCGAAATATGATGTATACATACCAGAACAAGGGTTATGGCCCTGTGAGTATTCGTTATCCAAGAGGAAAAGGTGTTAAGATCGATTGGCAGAACAAAATGGAGAAAGTTATTCCTGGTAAAGGGAGACTTTTAAGAAAAGGTGAAAAGATAGCGGTCCTTTCTATAGGACACCCAGGTAATTTTGTTATTGATGCTCTTGACATTATCGAGTCACGTCATGGCATAAAGCTTACACATTATGATATGAGGTATGTCAAGCCATTAGACAAGGATATTTTAAATGACATTGCAACTTCGAATTATGATTATGTGATTACGGTTGAAGATGGTGTGATACAAGGTGGTTTTGGAACAGCTGTTTGGGAGGAGCTTTCGCTCACCTCATTTAAAGGCCGTATTATTCGATTAGGTGTGCCAGATAAATTTATTGAGCATGGAACCCAAGATGACTTATATCGCTTGAGTGGTTTTGATCGTGATGGAATTGTTCGTACTATTGAAGAAATAATTTAG
- a CDS encoding OmpA family protein, translating into MMNSKVNKLFYTLSFLLIFSSCYTKKVYNELQGKYDQEVKDNKQKTTELHKKDVAIAELSFTSDEDKKKLTQLAKDTTRLYWKNRNLSLENESSKKRIAQYRAQIKEIQTGTNSQIDQYLNQFERLNKTLEKRERDIRLEKLKVEQKDGEVVQMQQLIEQQKNIQSNIKIQLADALLGYIDNGITIMNREGRVYVSFEEQLLFNVGEYDIDTKGSDAIKKLAKVLAQNKNVQVIVEGHTDDLTMKKDSQFKDNWDLSVLRATSVAREILKDKDIDPKRITAAGRSKYYPIDHSQTPEARQKNRRTEIILAPNMQKLFEIIEGR; encoded by the coding sequence ATGATGAATTCAAAAGTCAACAAGTTATTCTACACTCTCAGTTTTCTCCTAATCTTCTCTTCGTGTTATACAAAGAAAGTTTATAATGAACTACAAGGAAAATATGATCAAGAAGTAAAGGATAATAAACAAAAAACTACAGAACTCCATAAAAAGGATGTAGCTATTGCAGAACTGAGTTTTACAAGTGATGAAGATAAAAAGAAGTTAACTCAGCTTGCCAAGGATACAACAAGACTATACTGGAAAAACCGAAATCTTAGTCTCGAGAATGAGTCTTCTAAAAAAAGAATAGCTCAATATAGAGCACAAATTAAAGAGATTCAAACAGGTACTAATTCTCAAATTGATCAATACCTTAATCAGTTTGAAAGACTTAATAAGACACTTGAAAAAAGAGAACGAGATATACGACTTGAAAAGCTTAAGGTGGAACAGAAAGACGGCGAGGTCGTTCAAATGCAACAGTTAATTGAACAACAAAAGAATATTCAAAGCAATATTAAAATTCAATTAGCAGATGCTCTTTTAGGCTATATTGACAATGGTATCACCATTATGAACAGAGAAGGACGAGTATATGTTTCATTTGAAGAACAACTCCTTTTCAATGTCGGAGAGTATGATATTGACACCAAAGGAAGCGATGCAATTAAGAAACTTGCAAAAGTTTTAGCTCAAAATAAGAATGTCCAAGTTATCGTTGAAGGTCATACCGATGACTTAACAATGAAGAAGGATAGTCAGTTTAAGGATAACTGGGATCTAAGTGTTCTAAGAGCAACATCTGTGGCAAGGGAAATCCTTAAAGACAAAGACATCGATCCCAAAAGGATTACTGCAGCGGGTCGAAGTAAATACTACCCAATCGACCATTCTCAAACACCTGAAGCGAGGCAAAAGAATAGACGTACAGAGATAATTCTTGCTCCAAACATGCAGAAATTATTCGAAATCATCGAAGGAAGATAG